A genomic region of Arachis stenosperma cultivar V10309 chromosome 9, arast.V10309.gnm1.PFL2, whole genome shotgun sequence contains the following coding sequences:
- the LOC130951003 gene encoding transcription factor bHLH96-like, protein MALKAVVYPQSQDPSFGYGVNYNNCYRNWSNSYNNEDQRVETTYPAEIWNNNNNNNNTTCSSPPSVLPSSCRPKRRRAKSRKNKEQIENQRMTHIAVERNRRKQMNHYLSLLRSLMPDSYVQRGDQASIIGGAINFVKELEQKLQFLGATYQEGEDGNKKKKKNMAFCEFFTFPQYTRTATATATTSSSSSNSEKSSSSRTVAGEEELEEEAADIEVTMVESHANVKIRSKKKPKQLLKMVSALHNMRLTILHLNVTTTINQLVLYSLSLKVEDDCKLGSVDDIAAAVYQLMNSIQQEAPIILASTN, encoded by the exons ATGGCGCTAAAAGCAGTGGTGTATCCACAAAGCCAAGACCCATCATTTGGCTATGGAGTCAATTACAACAACTGCTACCGAAACTGGAGTAACAGCTACAATAATGAAGACCAAAGAGTAGAAACAACATACCCTGCAGAAATATggaacaataacaataacaataacaatactACTTGTTCATCACCGCCATCAGTGTTGCCATCGTCGTGTCGGCCGAAGAGGCGAAGAGCGAAGAGCAGGAAGAACAAAGAGCAGATAGAGAACCAGAGAATGACTCACATTGCAGTGGAGCGCAACAGAAGGAAGCAGATGAATCACTATCTCTCCCTTCTCCGCTCTTTAATGCCGGACTCTTATGTTCAAAGG GGGGATCAAGCTTCAATAATAGGAGGAGCTATTAACTTTGTTAAGGAGCTTGAACAGAAGCTGCAGTTTCTTGGAGCTACATATCAAGAaggtgaagatgggaataagaagaagaagaagaacatggCCTTTTGTGAATTCTTCACATTCCCACAGTACACAAGAACAGCAACAGCAACAGCAACAACATCAAGCAGCAGTAGTAACAGTGagaaatcatcatcatcaagaacAGTGGCGGGAGAGGAGGAGTTGGAGGAGGAAGCTGCAGACATAGAAGTGACAATGGTGGAGAGCCATGCAAATGTGAAGATAAGGTCAAAGAAGAAGCCAAAGCAGCTGTTGAAGATGGTGTCTGCTTTGCACAACATGAGGCTTACAATCTTGCACCTTAATGTCACCACCACCATCAATCAACTTGTTCTCTACTCTCTCAGTCTTAAG GTGGAAGATGATTGCAAGTTGGGATCAGTGGATGATATTGCTGCAGCTGTATACCAGCTTATGAATAGCATTCAACAAGAGGCACCAATAATCTTAGCTTcaactaattaa